In Anaerobacillus isosaccharinicus, one genomic interval encodes:
- the secD gene encoding protein translocase subunit SecD, which yields MVKKGRIVAFFLIVALLAGLVVSTVMDVAKEIKLGLDLQGGFEVLYEVHPAHEGDVIDDDVLKSTVTALNQRINVIGVSEPNVSIEGDSRIRVQLAGVEDQQTARELLSTEAQLSFRDVNDNLMLDGADLRQGGASVTFSEANQPWVGVTLNSASQFAEVTRQVLNSQLVIWMDYEEGDSFMEERLKPESEQKFISAPSVDQVLNTTNVVIRGTFTLEEAQFLADVLNAGSLPVKLEEVYSNSVGAALGEKAMEMTIYAGFIGVALIFLYMLIYYRFMGIIAVITLSFYIYLVLVIFNWMNAVLTLPGIAALILGVGMAVDANIITYERIKDELRTGKTTMSAFKAGSRRSLSTILDANITTILAAAVLFYFGTMAVQGFAVMLIVSILTSFITAVYGSRLLLGLWVNSRILNKKPRMFGVKESEINEL from the coding sequence ATGGTTAAAAAAGGTCGTATTGTAGCTTTTTTTCTTATTGTTGCACTTCTAGCAGGTCTAGTAGTCTCAACGGTAATGGACGTTGCAAAAGAAATTAAGCTAGGCTTAGATCTTCAAGGTGGATTTGAAGTTTTGTATGAAGTTCATCCTGCCCATGAAGGTGACGTCATAGATGATGATGTTTTAAAAAGTACAGTAACAGCGTTAAACCAACGTATTAACGTTATCGGTGTTTCTGAACCGAACGTTTCGATAGAAGGAGATAGCCGAATTCGAGTTCAGCTAGCTGGTGTTGAAGATCAACAAACAGCTCGTGAGCTTCTTTCGACAGAAGCGCAACTATCGTTTCGAGATGTTAATGACAACTTAATGCTTGATGGAGCCGATCTTAGACAAGGTGGCGCAAGTGTAACGTTTAGTGAAGCAAACCAGCCTTGGGTTGGGGTAACATTAAATAGTGCTAGTCAATTTGCAGAGGTGACTAGACAAGTACTTAATAGTCAACTTGTTATTTGGATGGATTATGAAGAAGGCGATTCCTTTATGGAGGAAAGGCTTAAGCCAGAATCAGAGCAAAAGTTTATCTCTGCTCCAAGTGTTGATCAAGTTCTTAACACTACAAATGTTGTGATCAGAGGGACTTTTACATTAGAAGAAGCGCAATTTTTAGCAGATGTTCTAAATGCGGGGTCACTTCCAGTGAAGCTTGAGGAAGTATACTCTAACTCAGTTGGAGCTGCTCTTGGTGAAAAAGCAATGGAAATGACGATTTATGCAGGGTTTATTGGTGTAGCTTTAATTTTCCTTTATATGTTAATCTATTACCGTTTTATGGGAATAATAGCGGTTATAACGTTATCATTCTATATTTACTTAGTACTTGTCATCTTTAACTGGATGAATGCAGTTCTTACATTACCAGGGATTGCGGCATTAATTCTTGGTGTCGGTATGGCCGTAGATGCCAACATTATTACTTATGAAAGAATTAAGGACGAGCTTCGAACAGGGAAAACAACCATGTCTGCTTTTAAAGCTGGAAGCCGTCGTTCATTATCAACCATTTTGGATGCAAATATAACAACAATTCTAGCAGCGGCTGTACTGTTCTACTTTGGAACAATGGCTGTACAAGGGTTTGCAGTTATGCTAATTGTTAGTATTTTAACGAGTTTTATTACGGCAGTTTATGGTTCACGTCTTCTTTTAGGCTTATGGGTGAACAGCAGAATATTAAATAAGAAGCCACGCATGTTTGGTGTTAAGGAGAGTGAGATTAATGAACTTTAA
- the secF gene encoding protein translocase subunit SecF, which produces MNFNYGDSKLDFVKHRKKFFIFSGLLVIIGAILLSTVGLNLGIDFESGTKVELLSNESLTAERVYEEFAKIGLTPDNVLLAGDRSEMAYATFIDGEGVLSQAEILQVQRHFNASFGVEPNISTVTPTIGRELARNAFYSVIFAAIGIVIYVTIRFELLYGVAAIVALLHDAFFIITIFSITQMEVNLPFIAAVLTIVGYSINDTIVTFDRIRENLSYEKKVRGFEDLARVVNKSLIQTLARSINTVLTVVFAAAALLIFGGEAIRTFAFALLVGLVAGTYSSLFIAAQLWLVWKSKSLQKRRFKTAENEA; this is translated from the coding sequence ATGAACTTTAATTATGGAGATTCAAAGCTAGATTTTGTTAAGCATCGTAAGAAGTTCTTTATCTTCTCAGGTCTTCTTGTCATAATTGGTGCCATCCTTCTATCAACCGTTGGCTTAAACTTAGGAATTGATTTCGAAAGTGGAACGAAGGTTGAACTTTTAAGTAATGAATCATTAACAGCAGAACGAGTGTACGAGGAATTTGCTAAAATTGGTCTTACTCCAGATAATGTCTTGTTAGCAGGGGACCGTAGTGAAATGGCCTATGCTACTTTTATTGATGGTGAAGGAGTATTATCACAAGCAGAAATATTACAAGTACAGCGCCATTTTAATGCAAGTTTCGGTGTAGAGCCTAACATAAGTACGGTAACACCAACTATTGGTCGCGAGCTTGCTCGAAATGCATTTTACTCGGTTATTTTTGCAGCGATTGGAATTGTTATTTATGTTACAATTCGCTTTGAGCTTTTATATGGAGTAGCTGCAATTGTTGCTTTACTCCATGATGCGTTTTTCATTATTACCATATTTAGCATTACACAAATGGAAGTGAACTTGCCGTTTATTGCAGCAGTACTGACCATTGTCGGTTATTCAATAAATGATACGATTGTTACCTTTGATAGGATTAGGGAAAATTTATCATACGAGAAAAAGGTTAGAGGGTTTGAAGACTTAGCTCGTGTCGTAAATAAGAGTTTAATTCAAACGCTAGCTCGTTCGATTAATACTGTTTTAACGGTTGTGTTTGCAGCAGCAGCCTTACTTATTTTCGGTGGTGAAGCAATTCGAACATTCGCCTTTGCTTTATTAGTGGGGTTAGTAGCAGGGACATATTCTTCTCTGTTTATTGCTGCTCAACTATGGCTTGTCTGGAAAAGTAAAAGTTTGCAAAAAAGGCGCTTTAAAACAGCGGAGAATGAAGCATAA
- the recJ gene encoding single-stranded-DNA-specific exonuclease RecJ — MLRSKKRWKVEGRGHSLEQQFVTELKITPLVANLLLNRGISSVEEARNFLYIEKMNFHDPFMMKGMRIATERIHQAIREKEKILIFGDYDADGVSSTAVMVHTLKRLKAEFDFYIPNRFTEGYGPNEPALRKAKDTGYSLVVTVDTGISAVHEANVAKEIGLDFIVTDHHEPPPVLPDAYAIVNPKQEDCMYPFKGLAGVGVAFKLAHALLGQVPEDLLDIVVIGTVADLVPLVDENRLITKKGIKALENTNRPGLQALKKITGMIDKELNADHVGFGIGPRINAAGRLDSATPAVELLICEDKITAERLATDIDELNKVRQGIVNEITEEAVEIVENLYTSLDDHKVLIVAKEGWNAGVIGIVASRLVERYYRPTIVLTIDKEKGLAKGSARSIEGFDMFKNLSECRDILPHFGGHPMAAGLTMKLADLEELRSRLNVIASEVLTASDYIPITKIDIGVSLKDVTLPVIEEMSLLAPFGVSNPTPKIMVDQVNLSQMKRIGSEENHLKMLLEQNGNTVDCVGFHLGYLFEEISMSAQISAVGTLSINEWNGHCKPQLMLEDVAVNDWQLFDCRGNGSFKKYSQLPAEKVVCIYFDESTLDALKIESKYQLVHVPYGIEAPELDFSEKYLFLLDLPFEKSQLEIVLSKCQKPERIYPIFHHNENHFFTTIPSRENFKWFYAFLTKQQTFDLNKYGAQLAKHKGWSTDTIDFMVKVFFDLEFVTIKNGLISLSTNIEKKDLNHSKTYKRKQEQAKLENDLYYSSYNELKQWFEQLFLAVQNVE; from the coding sequence ATGTTAAGGTCGAAAAAAAGATGGAAAGTAGAAGGTCGAGGCCATTCCTTAGAACAACAGTTTGTCACTGAATTAAAAATAACACCACTAGTGGCAAATCTACTATTAAATAGAGGAATTTCCTCAGTAGAGGAAGCTCGTAATTTTTTATACATTGAAAAAATGAACTTTCACGATCCCTTCATGATGAAGGGGATGAGAATAGCAACAGAGCGAATTCATCAGGCGATCCGAGAAAAAGAAAAGATCTTAATTTTTGGTGATTATGATGCCGATGGCGTTAGTAGTACTGCTGTAATGGTACATACACTAAAGCGTTTAAAAGCTGAATTTGATTTTTATATTCCTAATCGTTTTACAGAAGGATATGGCCCAAATGAGCCTGCCTTAAGAAAAGCAAAGGATACTGGGTATTCATTGGTTGTAACCGTTGATACTGGTATTTCCGCTGTTCATGAAGCGAATGTAGCAAAAGAGATCGGTCTAGATTTTATTGTGACGGATCATCATGAACCGCCACCAGTATTACCAGATGCTTATGCCATTGTTAATCCAAAACAAGAGGATTGTATGTACCCGTTTAAAGGGTTAGCAGGAGTCGGTGTAGCCTTCAAACTAGCTCATGCATTGCTTGGGCAAGTTCCGGAAGACTTATTAGATATAGTAGTAATCGGTACGGTGGCAGACTTAGTTCCGCTAGTAGACGAAAACCGTCTTATTACAAAAAAAGGAATAAAGGCATTAGAAAATACAAATCGTCCTGGACTACAAGCGTTGAAGAAAATAACTGGAATGATCGATAAGGAATTGAACGCCGACCATGTTGGTTTTGGAATTGGTCCAAGAATAAATGCTGCAGGCAGACTTGACTCAGCTACCCCAGCTGTAGAGCTGTTAATCTGTGAAGATAAAATCACAGCAGAACGGTTAGCAACAGACATTGATGAACTTAATAAAGTTAGGCAAGGTATCGTCAACGAAATTACTGAAGAAGCAGTTGAAATTGTCGAAAACTTATATACTTCTTTAGATGATCACAAAGTTTTAATTGTTGCTAAAGAAGGTTGGAATGCTGGGGTTATTGGAATTGTTGCCTCAAGATTAGTAGAGCGGTATTATCGCCCAACGATTGTATTGACTATTGATAAAGAAAAAGGCTTAGCAAAGGGGTCTGCTAGAAGTATTGAAGGCTTTGATATGTTCAAAAACTTATCTGAATGTCGCGATATCTTACCCCATTTTGGTGGCCATCCAATGGCTGCTGGCTTAACGATGAAATTAGCTGATCTAGAAGAATTAAGAAGTCGCTTAAATGTTATTGCTAGTGAAGTTTTAACCGCATCGGATTACATTCCAATTACAAAAATTGATATTGGTGTTTCATTAAAGGATGTAACCCTACCGGTAATTGAGGAAATGAGCTTGCTAGCTCCTTTTGGAGTAAGTAACCCTACTCCAAAAATAATGGTAGACCAGGTAAACTTGTCACAAATGAAGCGAATTGGCAGTGAAGAGAATCATTTAAAAATGCTACTAGAGCAAAATGGGAACACTGTAGACTGTGTAGGGTTTCATCTTGGGTATCTTTTTGAAGAAATTTCTATGTCAGCACAAATTTCAGCCGTTGGTACGCTTTCGATTAACGAATGGAATGGTCATTGTAAACCACAGCTCATGTTAGAAGATGTTGCAGTTAACGATTGGCAATTGTTTGACTGTCGCGGAAATGGGAGCTTTAAGAAATATAGTCAATTACCCGCAGAAAAGGTCGTTTGTATTTATTTCGATGAGTCAACATTAGATGCCTTGAAGATCGAAAGCAAATATCAATTAGTTCATGTTCCTTATGGAATAGAGGCACCTGAGCTCGATTTTTCTGAGAAATATTTATTTTTATTAGACCTGCCTTTTGAAAAAAGTCAGCTCGAAATAGTATTATCAAAATGTCAAAAACCAGAAAGAATATATCCAATCTTTCACCATAATGAAAATCACTTTTTCACAACAATCCCATCTAGGGAAAACTTCAAATGGTTTTATGCTTTTTTAACAAAGCAACAAACATTTGACTTAAATAAATATGGTGCCCAGTTAGCAAAACATAAAGGGTGGTCAACTGACACAATTGATTTTATGGTAAAGGTGTTTTTTGATTTAGAATTTGTTACAATTAAAAATGGACTTATATCCCTTTCTACAAATATCGAGAAAAAAGATCTCAATCATTCAAAAACATACAAACGAAAACAAGAACAGGCAAAATTAGAAAACGATTTATATTATTCTTCTTACAATGAACTAAAACAATGGTTTGAACAACTTTTTCTAGCCGTTCAAAACGTAGAATAA
- a CDS encoding LapA family protein, with product MRGQWGLIIGLVVALLITIFAVINMDAVTVNYMFGTAQWPLVIVIISSVLMGAILVGGVGIYQFYKLSSQLKKLQLENEELKKNTVASPKKPIEKKPEINNSSNPKS from the coding sequence TTGAGAGGTCAATGGGGTTTAATAATTGGTTTGGTTGTCGCGTTATTAATCACTATCTTTGCTGTTATTAACATGGATGCTGTAACGGTAAATTATATGTTCGGAACGGCACAGTGGCCACTTGTCATCGTGATTATAAGCTCTGTTTTAATGGGAGCTATTTTAGTTGGTGGAGTTGGGATTTATCAATTTTATAAACTAAGCTCACAGCTAAAAAAACTTCAGCTAGAAAATGAAGAGCTTAAAAAGAATACGGTAGCTTCGCCTAAGAAACCAATAGAAAAAAAACCAGAGATAAATAACAGTTCGAATCCGAAATCATAA
- a CDS encoding cation diffusion facilitator family transporter, which produces MKAEKDERYQQVQFAAWVGIIGNILLAIIKGVIGWLAGSRALVADAVHSASDVVGSVAVLIGVRAAKLPPDEDHPYGHGKAESIAAIIVAVLLFFVGFEIALSAIKSFNEPIQVPKIIAIYAVIFSIIVKELMFRYKYRLGKKYRSEALITDAWHHRSDVFSSIAALLGIGASIIGGYIGVPWLVYADPLAGLFVSILIIKMAWALGKQSIHNAMDHVLHEEDTAEMKKTALAVPGVLKIDEFLAREHGHYVIIDIKIAVDPYITVEHGHAIGKKVKEQLVKIEHVQDVRVHINPFSE; this is translated from the coding sequence ATGAAAGCGGAAAAAGATGAACGGTACCAACAAGTTCAATTCGCGGCTTGGGTAGGAATCATTGGAAACATTTTATTAGCTATTATCAAAGGTGTCATAGGTTGGCTAGCTGGTAGTAGAGCCTTAGTTGCTGATGCAGTTCATTCTGCTTCTGATGTTGTTGGCTCAGTAGCAGTTTTAATTGGAGTTAGAGCTGCGAAACTCCCCCCAGATGAAGATCATCCTTATGGACATGGAAAAGCAGAGTCAATCGCTGCGATCATTGTAGCAGTTTTATTATTTTTTGTTGGTTTTGAGATTGCCCTTTCTGCAATTAAATCGTTTAATGAACCAATTCAGGTTCCAAAAATTATTGCTATTTATGCAGTTATTTTTTCAATTATTGTTAAAGAATTAATGTTTCGGTACAAATATCGTTTGGGAAAAAAATATCGTAGTGAAGCATTAATTACAGATGCTTGGCATCATCGATCAGATGTGTTTTCATCAATCGCAGCATTACTGGGGATTGGTGCCTCTATTATCGGTGGGTATATTGGCGTACCTTGGCTAGTGTATGCTGATCCATTGGCTGGCTTATTCGTGTCTATTCTCATTATAAAAATGGCTTGGGCGCTTGGAAAACAATCAATTCACAATGCCATGGACCACGTACTTCATGAAGAAGATACAGCTGAGATGAAAAAGACAGCCTTAGCTGTTCCAGGTGTGTTAAAGATTGATGAATTTCTAGCACGTGAACACGGCCATTATGTAATTATTGATATAAAAATTGCTGTTGATCCTTATATAACAGTGGAACACGGTCACGCCATTGGAAAAAAGGTGAAGGAACAATTAGTAAAAATAGAGCACGTCCAAGATGTTAGAGTTCACATTAATCCATTTTCAGAATAA
- a CDS encoding COG2426 family protein, translating into MKESFQNFLVENLSFLPTELIVVVISAMPILELRGGIPFAFLAGLSYGEALFYSLLGNLLPIIPILILFRPLSTFLMRFPIYKRFFDWLYNRTMSKSANVEKYGAIGLILFTAVPLPTTGAYFACLAAIIFFIPFRSALIAITTGVVIAGVGVSLFVYSVF; encoded by the coding sequence TTGAAAGAGAGTTTTCAAAATTTTTTAGTAGAAAATTTAAGTTTTTTACCTACTGAGCTAATTGTGGTTGTGATATCGGCAATGCCAATACTTGAATTAAGGGGTGGGATACCGTTCGCTTTTTTAGCAGGGTTGTCCTATGGTGAAGCTTTATTTTATAGCCTATTAGGAAACTTACTACCGATTATTCCAATCTTAATTTTATTTAGGCCATTAAGTACATTCTTAATGCGATTTCCAATTTATAAACGCTTTTTCGATTGGTTGTATAACCGCACAATGAGTAAAAGTGCAAATGTTGAAAAATATGGGGCTATAGGATTAATCTTATTTACTGCCGTTCCGCTACCAACTACAGGAGCATATTTTGCGTGTTTAGCAGCTATTATTTTCTTTATACCGTTTCGTTCAGCGCTTATCGCAATTACAACTGGGGTAGTAATTGCAGGTGTTGGGGTAAGTTTGTTTGTTTACTCAGTTTTTTAA
- a CDS encoding adenine phosphoribosyltransferase, which yields MDFKEYITIVPDYPKEGIRFKDITTLMENGAAYKKAIDEMANFAKDKQIDVVVGPEARGFVVGCPISYALEIGFVPVRKAGKLPREVLKVEYGLEYGKDVLTIHKDAIKPGQRVLIADDLLATGGTIEATVKMVEELGGIVAGIVFMIELDYLDGRQKLSKYEIFSLTQYS from the coding sequence ATGGATTTTAAAGAGTATATTACAATTGTCCCAGATTACCCGAAGGAAGGTATTCGTTTTAAAGACATTACTACATTAATGGAAAATGGCGCGGCATATAAGAAAGCTATTGATGAGATGGCCAATTTTGCGAAGGACAAGCAGATAGATGTAGTCGTTGGACCTGAAGCTCGAGGTTTCGTTGTAGGTTGTCCAATTTCTTATGCACTTGAGATCGGTTTTGTTCCTGTTCGTAAAGCAGGAAAGCTACCTAGAGAGGTGCTTAAAGTCGAATATGGTCTAGAATACGGTAAAGATGTTCTTACAATTCATAAAGATGCGATTAAACCTGGTCAACGTGTATTAATTGCTGACGATCTTCTAGCAACCGGTGGTACAATTGAAGCAACGGTAAAGATGGTTGAAGAACTAGGCGGTATTGTAGCAGGAATTGTCTTTATGATCGAATTGGATTACCTAGATGGACGCCAGAAGTTAAGCAAGTACGAAATCTTCTCGCTAACACAGTATTCTTAA
- a CDS encoding post-transcriptional regulator has protein sequence MEKQQFDVWKEDVMPALTSKVEEFHMIGYDRATEEELWQCVIAKLHKKKEFVQIHHLVSTILTLKATDYMTWLTVGAYKGPNWFSSEDKISFGEN, from the coding sequence ATGGAAAAACAACAATTTGACGTTTGGAAAGAAGATGTAATGCCTGCGCTAACAAGTAAAGTAGAAGAGTTTCATATGATTGGTTATGATCGCGCCACAGAAGAGGAATTATGGCAGTGTGTCATTGCCAAACTTCATAAGAAAAAGGAGTTTGTGCAAATTCATCACTTAGTTAGCACAATTTTAACTCTTAAAGCCACTGATTATATGACATGGCTTACTGTTGGAGCGTACAAAGGACCAAATTGGTTTTCGTCAGAAGATAAAATTTCATTTGGTGAAAATTAG
- a CDS encoding RelA/SpoT family protein, with translation MIEQVLDKARTYLAQKDVDFLNKAYEFANQAHGEQYRKSGEPYILHPIQVAEILIDLEMDPDTIAAAFLHDVVEDTDVTLEELQKEFNAEVAMLVDGVTKLGKIKYKSHEEQQAENHRKMFVAMAKDIRVILIKLADRLHNMRTLKHLPAEKQRRIANETLEIFAPLAHRLGISTIKWELEDTALRYLNPQQYYRIVNLMKKKRAEREEYIVDLVNKIEERLEEVGVKAEMHGRAKHIYSIYRKMALQNKQFNEIYDLLAVRIIVENIKDCYAVLGVIHTCWKPMPGRFKDYIAMPKANMYQSLHTTVIGPKGDPLEVQIRSADMHKIAEFGVAAHWAYKEGKAVSDGQSLEEKMTWFREILEWQNDANDAQEFMESLKIDLFSDTVFVFTPKGDVIELPAGSVPLDFAYRIHTEIGNRCIGGKVNGKMVTLDHRLKTGDIVEVLTSKHSYGPSQDWIKIAQSSHAKNKIRQWFKKERRDENVAKGRELVEKEIKKHGIEPKEVLINENIEIVANKFNFQGEEDMYAAVGYNGITAAQIATRLTEKIRKKRGQELDDQTLSERVSDIKKYTPTKKTNIGVRVKGIDNLLIRLSKCCNPVPGDEIIGFITKGRGVSIHRADCTNVVTDDAKTRLLPVEWEGNNQETKNYNVDIEISGYDRRGLLNEVLQAVTETRTNINAVSGKSDKNKMATILMTISIHNVDHLQKVVDRIKRIRDIYSVRRIMH, from the coding sequence TTGATCGAACAAGTATTAGATAAAGCGCGTACTTATCTTGCTCAAAAAGATGTAGATTTTTTAAATAAGGCTTATGAATTTGCTAATCAAGCTCATGGAGAACAATACCGTAAGTCAGGGGAACCTTATATCCTTCATCCAATTCAAGTTGCTGAGATTTTAATTGATTTGGAAATGGATCCTGACACGATTGCTGCAGCATTTTTGCATGATGTCGTTGAAGATACGGACGTAACTTTAGAAGAGTTACAAAAGGAATTTAATGCAGAAGTAGCAATGTTGGTAGATGGAGTCACAAAGCTTGGAAAAATAAAATACAAATCACATGAAGAGCAACAAGCTGAAAATCACCGCAAAATGTTCGTAGCCATGGCTAAAGACATTCGAGTGATTTTAATTAAACTTGCAGACCGTCTCCACAATATGCGTACACTCAAGCATTTGCCAGCAGAAAAGCAAAGAAGAATAGCAAATGAAACGTTAGAAATATTTGCACCACTTGCTCATCGCTTAGGAATTTCTACAATAAAGTGGGAACTTGAGGATACGGCATTACGTTACTTAAATCCACAACAATACTATCGAATTGTCAATTTAATGAAGAAAAAGCGTGCCGAGCGCGAAGAATATATCGTGGATCTTGTAAACAAAATTGAAGAACGCTTAGAAGAAGTTGGCGTAAAAGCGGAAATGCATGGACGGGCTAAGCATATTTACAGCATCTATCGAAAAATGGCCCTCCAAAATAAACAGTTCAATGAAATCTATGATCTACTAGCAGTTAGAATCATCGTAGAAAATATTAAAGATTGCTACGCTGTTTTAGGTGTAATTCATACATGCTGGAAACCAATGCCAGGTCGATTTAAGGATTATATTGCGATGCCAAAGGCGAATATGTATCAATCCCTTCACACAACGGTGATCGGTCCTAAAGGAGATCCATTGGAAGTGCAAATTCGTTCTGCAGATATGCACAAAATTGCAGAATTTGGGGTTGCGGCACATTGGGCTTATAAAGAAGGCAAAGCAGTGTCTGATGGGCAATCTTTAGAAGAGAAGATGACTTGGTTTAGAGAAATCTTAGAATGGCAAAATGATGCAAATGATGCCCAAGAATTTATGGAATCCTTAAAGATTGATTTATTTTCTGATACGGTCTTCGTTTTTACACCAAAGGGTGATGTTATTGAGCTTCCAGCGGGATCTGTTCCTTTAGATTTTGCCTACCGTATTCATACGGAAATAGGCAATCGTTGTATCGGTGGAAAAGTAAATGGGAAAATGGTAACCCTTGATCATCGACTGAAAACAGGAGACATTGTTGAAGTATTAACCTCAAAACATTCATACGGCCCTAGTCAGGATTGGATTAAAATTGCCCAAAGCTCTCATGCGAAAAATAAAATTCGTCAATGGTTCAAAAAAGAGCGTCGTGATGAAAACGTTGCTAAGGGTCGGGAACTTGTTGAAAAAGAAATTAAAAAGCATGGTATTGAACCTAAAGAAGTGTTAATCAATGAAAACATAGAAATAGTTGCAAACAAGTTTAACTTTCAAGGTGAAGAAGATATGTATGCAGCAGTTGGCTATAACGGAATTACGGCTGCGCAAATAGCTACAAGATTGACTGAAAAAATTCGTAAAAAGCGTGGACAAGAATTAGACGATCAAACCTTATCTGAACGAGTTTCAGATATAAAGAAATATACACCTACAAAGAAAACAAATATTGGTGTACGGGTTAAAGGCATCGATAATTTATTGATCCGTTTATCAAAATGCTGTAATCCTGTTCCTGGTGACGAAATTATCGGTTTTATAACAAAAGGGCGCGGCGTATCAATTCATCGCGCTGATTGTACGAACGTCGTAACTGATGATGCAAAAACTAGATTACTCCCGGTGGAATGGGAAGGCAATAATCAAGAAACGAAAAATTACAACGTTGATATCGAAATTTCAGGCTATGACCGTCGTGGCCTGTTAAATGAAGTTCTCCAAGCGGTAACAGAAACAAGAACCAATATAAATGCTGTATCAGGAAAGTCTGATAAGAATAAAATGGCAACAATTTTAATGACAATCTCAATCCATAACGTTGATCACTTACAAAAGGTTGTTGACCGTATAAAGCGGATTCGCGATATTTATTCTGTTCGTAGAATTATGCATTAA